A region from the Desulfomarina profundi genome encodes:
- a CDS encoding TRAP transporter substrate-binding protein, whose translation MKLRNKVVGVLAGAAFGLSIAGSSMAVTWDMPTPYPDKTFHTRNIIEFAKDVEKATGGKLTIKVHSAGSLFKHPEIKNAVRSGQVPIGEFFLSRLSNEHAVFGADSQPFLATNYDDAAKLWAAQKGVIAKLLDRQGLVPLFSVPWPPQGLYTKKEIKTVDDLKGIKFRAYNATLETFAKKVGAAPTQVEVPDIPQAFATGRVEAMITSPSTGANSKAWDFVQYYTDIQAWLPKNIVVVSKKALRKLDEKTRDAVFAAAAAAEKRGWEMSKKETAAKTKILQDNGMKIVTPSAELMSGLKKVGASMLEEWKKAAGNEGAALLKAYRQ comes from the coding sequence ATGAAATTGCGAAACAAGGTAGTTGGTGTATTGGCCGGGGCAGCATTTGGACTCAGTATTGCCGGAAGCTCAATGGCAGTGACATGGGATATGCCGACACCCTATCCCGACAAGACATTTCACACCAGGAATATTATTGAATTTGCCAAAGATGTTGAAAAGGCTACAGGTGGTAAATTAACCATTAAGGTGCATTCTGCGGGATCACTGTTTAAACATCCTGAGATAAAAAATGCGGTTCGCAGTGGCCAGGTGCCTATCGGTGAGTTTTTTCTTTCCAGACTTTCCAACGAACATGCAGTTTTTGGTGCGGATTCTCAGCCGTTTCTTGCCACAAATTATGATGATGCGGCAAAGCTCTGGGCGGCCCAGAAGGGTGTTATTGCAAAATTGCTCGACAGACAGGGGCTTGTTCCCCTGTTTTCAGTTCCCTGGCCACCTCAGGGACTGTATACGAAAAAGGAAATCAAAACGGTCGATGACCTGAAGGGAATCAAGTTTCGTGCGTATAATGCGACCCTTGAAACATTCGCCAAAAAAGTGGGTGCCGCACCAACACAGGTGGAAGTTCCAGATATTCCACAGGCTTTTGCAACAGGCCGGGTTGAGGCCATGATAACCTCACCTTCCACCGGGGCGAATTCCAAAGCATGGGATTTTGTCCAGTACTATACAGATATTCAGGCCTGGCTGCCCAAAAACATAGTGGTCGTCAGCAAAAAAGCTCTGAGAAAACTGGATGAAAAAACCCGTGATGCTGTCTTTGCTGCAGCTGCTGCCGCCGAAAAAAGAGGTTGGGAGATGAGTAAAAAGGAAACAGCGGCAAAAACAAAAATTCTGCAGGACAATGGAATGAAAATAGTTACTCCCAGTGCAGAATTGATGAGCGGACTGAAAAAAGTCGGTGCATCCATGCTTGAAGAGTGGAAAAAGGCCGCAGGGAATGAAGGTGCGGCTCTTCTCAAAGCATACAGGCAGTAA
- a CDS encoding TRAP transporter small permease produces MTLVIGRLPSGIRRAVEFWCVLVAASITVYFSWYTAALAWESYKYHDLSPGMVAVPIWIPQSAMLLGLLVLSLALVEELFSILSGKEPSYAGKGEKLLVDDEQDTVVPVEK; encoded by the coding sequence GTGACTCTGGTGATCGGTCGTCTGCCTTCTGGAATAAGAAGGGCCGTGGAATTCTGGTGCGTGCTCGTTGCAGCCTCTATTACAGTGTATTTTTCCTGGTACACAGCTGCTCTTGCCTGGGAGTCATACAAGTATCATGATCTGTCGCCAGGTATGGTAGCCGTGCCGATCTGGATTCCGCAGTCCGCCATGCTGCTGGGGCTGCTGGTTCTTTCCCTTGCGCTTGTTGAGGAACTGTTTTCCATTCTTTCCGGAAAAGAACCAAGCTATGCAGGCAAAGGAGAAAAACTCCTTGTCGATGATGAACAGGATACCGTTGTTCCGGTTGAAAAATGA